In Trichocoleus sp., the following are encoded in one genomic region:
- a CDS encoding histone deacetylase has translation MTKLLPISCHLPANPCMDLPIVYHPHYVAPLPPEHRFPMAKFRLLSEALLADGVVHPSQFHTPEKPDLEMIQLVHTPDYVRGYCEGTLDPKAQRRIGLPWSPALVNRTCIAVGGTILTAKLALAQGLACNTAGGTHHAFPDYGSGFCIFNDLAIAAAVLLQLGSVKKILIVDLDVHQGDGTAFIFRHDPRVFTFSMHCEINFPGTKQTSDLDVPLREGMEDDEYLQTLAAYLPDLLSQVKPDLVFYDAGVDVHLGDRLGKLALSDRGLFCREMQVLTTCISQGYPVACVIGGGYAEDMNALVYRHSLLPRVAADLYRQYRL, from the coding sequence TTGACAAAACTACTCCCCATTTCCTGTCACCTACCCGCTAACCCCTGTATGGATCTCCCGATCGTTTATCACCCCCACTATGTCGCCCCACTCCCCCCCGAACACCGCTTTCCGATGGCAAAGTTTCGCTTACTCTCGGAAGCCCTTTTAGCAGATGGAGTTGTTCATCCGTCTCAGTTTCATACCCCAGAAAAGCCAGACTTGGAAATGATTCAGTTGGTGCATACGCCTGATTATGTGCGCGGCTACTGTGAGGGCACGCTCGACCCAAAAGCGCAGCGACGGATTGGGCTACCCTGGAGCCCTGCTTTAGTCAATCGAACCTGTATTGCAGTGGGTGGAACGATTTTGACGGCAAAATTGGCACTGGCGCAGGGATTAGCTTGCAACACGGCAGGTGGAACGCATCATGCTTTTCCAGACTACGGTTCTGGGTTTTGCATTTTTAATGATTTGGCAATTGCCGCTGCTGTTCTTTTGCAGTTGGGATCTGTCAAAAAAATCCTGATTGTGGATTTAGATGTGCATCAAGGAGACGGCACTGCCTTTATTTTTCGGCATGATCCGCGTGTGTTTACTTTTTCAATGCACTGTGAAATCAACTTTCCGGGAACCAAACAGACCAGCGATCTCGATGTGCCTTTACGAGAGGGCATGGAAGATGACGAGTATCTGCAAACGCTGGCTGCATATTTGCCAGATTTACTCTCACAAGTTAAGCCAGATTTAGTTTTTTATGATGCGGGTGTGGATGTTCACTTGGGCGATCGGCTTGGCAAGTTAGCCTTGAGCGATCGGGGCTTATTCTGTCGGGAAATGCAGGTTTTGACGACCTGTATCTCTCAGGGCTATCCGGTCGCTTGTGTCATCGGGGGCGGCTATGCCGAAGATATGAATGCGCTGGTTTATCGCCACTCTCTGCTGCCTCGCGTCGCGGCTGACCTGTACCGCCAATATCGCTTGTGA
- a CDS encoding ABC transporter ATP-binding protein: MTLSSAYATVRDVRFVHPRMTSASPIADNTPRRQPRPTDLRLFRILLPYVKQNWRLLTVSLILIIPLALASSAQPVIIGQAVALAKQEPVMWFLQGQSLLGGAQLLIGLLIVTLVIQLSLSGVQGYLIQKVGQRITATIRDDLFKHVTSLATRFFDRTPVGRLITRLTSDVDALGDVFSTGAIGIVSDFMTMVVLLVVMFSLQWQLALMLLVLLLPITGVIVYFQQQYRQSNYRAREELSALNSTLQENIVGINVVQLFRRERFNSELFRKINQRYINEVDRTIFFDSAVSATLEWVALAAIAAVLWLGSLLVLNKTLDFGILTSFVLFAQRLFDPLRQFAERFTAIQAGLTALERVSDILSEPIEIRDPEIITASDLRAERERKIRNMELQAAGVVSPLVLGDGKQAVSHTPTPSEIRFDHVWFGYKPNEFVLRDLDFTIRPGEKVALVGPTGAGKSSIIRLLCRLYEVSQGRILLDGEDVRDLPQAELRRRMAVILQDGFLFAGDVKSNITLGESYSIEQVREAASQVNVDSFIERLPQGYNTQLRQRGTNLSGGEKQLLAFARAAIRNPSILILDEATANLDVRTEALIQQALETLLIGRTAIIIAHRLSTIRSVDRILVLKQGHLVESGSHDELLDQNGLYASLYKLQMLGQ; encoded by the coding sequence ATGACTCTATCCAGTGCCTACGCTACAGTGAGAGACGTGCGTTTCGTTCACCCCCGCATGACTTCTGCCTCTCCGATCGCTGACAATACACCGCGCCGACAACCCCGACCCACTGACCTGCGGCTGTTTCGCATCCTGCTACCGTACGTGAAGCAGAACTGGCGGTTGTTGACCGTTTCCCTCATTTTGATCATTCCCCTCGCGCTGGCAAGTTCCGCCCAGCCAGTGATCATTGGGCAGGCAGTCGCACTGGCGAAGCAAGAACCTGTGATGTGGTTTTTGCAGGGTCAATCGCTCTTGGGCGGTGCACAACTGCTGATTGGGCTACTGATCGTCACGCTCGTTATCCAGCTTTCTCTCAGCGGTGTCCAGGGCTATTTGATTCAAAAAGTGGGGCAACGCATCACCGCTACCATTCGGGATGATTTGTTTAAGCATGTCACTTCCCTTGCCACTCGCTTTTTCGATCGCACTCCCGTTGGACGATTGATTACTCGCCTCACTAGTGATGTAGATGCTCTAGGAGATGTGTTCTCGACTGGTGCGATCGGCATTGTCAGTGACTTCATGACGATGGTGGTGCTGCTAGTCGTCATGTTTTCGTTGCAGTGGCAGCTTGCCTTGATGTTGCTCGTTTTGCTCCTGCCTATTACCGGAGTTATTGTCTATTTTCAGCAGCAGTATCGCCAGTCAAACTATCGCGCTCGCGAAGAGCTTTCTGCCCTCAATTCAACGCTGCAAGAAAACATTGTTGGCATTAATGTCGTACAGCTCTTTCGCCGCGAACGGTTTAATAGTGAACTTTTTCGTAAGATCAATCAGCGATACATTAATGAAGTCGATCGCACCATCTTTTTTGACTCAGCCGTCTCCGCTACGCTGGAATGGGTCGCACTCGCCGCAATTGCTGCTGTTCTCTGGCTGGGCAGTCTTCTCGTTCTGAACAAAACCCTCGACTTTGGTATTCTCACTTCCTTTGTTTTGTTTGCCCAACGCTTGTTTGATCCGCTGCGCCAGTTTGCTGAACGGTTTACCGCGATTCAAGCTGGACTGACTGCCCTGGAACGGGTAAGCGATATTTTAAGCGAGCCGATCGAAATCCGTGACCCAGAGATCATTACTGCCTCTGATCTAAGGGCAGAGCGAGAGCGAAAGATACGAAACATGGAGCTTCAGGCAGCAGGGGTTGTTTCACCGCTTGTTCTTGGCGATGGGAAGCAGGCTGTGAGCCATACACCGACGCCGAGCGAGATTCGCTTTGATCACGTCTGGTTTGGCTATAAACCGAATGAGTTTGTCCTGCGCGATCTAGACTTCACCATTCGTCCGGGTGAAAAGGTGGCTTTAGTAGGCCCAACAGGAGCTGGGAAAAGCTCAATTATTCGGTTGCTCTGCCGTCTCTATGAAGTAAGCCAGGGGCGGATTCTGCTTGATGGTGAAGATGTGCGCGATCTCCCCCAGGCAGAACTGCGGCGACGGATGGCGGTTATTTTACAGGATGGATTTCTGTTTGCCGGAGATGTGAAGAGTAACATTACCCTCGGTGAATCTTACTCGATCGAACAAGTCCGCGAAGCAGCATCACAGGTGAACGTTGATTCCTTCATCGAACGCCTGCCCCAAGGCTACAACACGCAACTGCGGCAAAGAGGCACAAACCTATCGGGTGGTGAAAAACAACTCTTAGCTTTTGCCCGTGCGGCGATTCGCAATCCCAGTATTCTGATTCTGGATGAAGCCACTGCCAATCTTGATGTCAGAACAGAAGCGCTGATCCAGCAAGCCCTCGAAACGCTGCTGATTGGACGGACAGCCATCATCATTGCCCATCGCCTATCCACCATTCGGAGCGTCGATCGCATTCTTGTGCTTAAGCAAGGTCATTTAGTTGAATCGGGCAGCCATGATGAGCTTCTCGATCAAAATGGACTCTATGCCAGTCTGTACAAGCTACAAATGCTGGGTCAATAA
- a CDS encoding GAF domain-containing protein, whose translation MASEDYLRQLEGQLHQFTQLQAALQDAFEVAPTLFCVMEEDGRLQLLSPNWQAVMGWEVESAQLQNWFDWVYPDDRASVRAILRTLAKKIGQSRCSFTARMRHQDGSDRYLSWQMKRGRAGWLYGVARVELSVTYPTQQTTDDRQLSELTRQREEEFRALVENSPDVIMRLDQQFRYVYINPRIEQEVGIAPADFIGKSNDELGFPANLVAFWHQAMAHVFATGEEWHHDYSFVTSQGEKYWSSRIVPEFGATGVETVLVVARDITEFKQASEALRQQADRERLVGMIVQRIRQSLEPTEILTTTAAEVRHFLAVDRVVIFQFYPDWSGKIVVESVRPGCPPLLDQVIDDPCFGNGWHELYRQGRIGIVEDAETDNIQSCYRELLTSITVRANLIVPILQDDRLWGLLGAHSCETPRHWQDSEISLLSQIAAQVGIAIQQSELYQQVRTLNTTLEVQVQQRTAQLQQAFDFEATLKRVTDKVRDSLDEAQILQTAVQELTLALNIYSCDTGIYDEQRQTSTIAYEYTVEKVPPATCNVVPISNFPEIYQPLMLGECLQFCWHSALYIAGTPVRPIAEHFSVLVCPLICPHMKEHQVLGDLWLYKAAAQVYGEQEVRLIQQVANQCAIAIRQARLFHAAQTQVIELERLNRLKDNFLSSISHELRTPISNIKMATQMIELCLSQLNLLTEEQTITRYFRILKEESQREICLINDLLDLSRLDANSEPLMLTTIDPAVWIRHVSEPFMQRAQSRQQQLRLHIPADLPLLTTDLTNLERILTELLNNACKYTPPNETIMLLVEVIAPETHSPILCLRISNSGVDIPPEEHDRIFDKFYRIPTHDPWKHEGTGLGLALVKKLVERLEGTIAVESGDHLVTFVVRIPLQSSQNSA comes from the coding sequence ATGGCAAGCGAAGATTACTTGCGGCAACTGGAAGGGCAACTTCATCAATTTACACAGCTACAGGCAGCTTTGCAGGATGCATTTGAGGTTGCTCCTACTCTCTTTTGCGTTATGGAGGAGGATGGGCGATTACAGTTGCTCAGCCCCAATTGGCAAGCAGTGATGGGTTGGGAGGTTGAATCAGCGCAATTGCAAAACTGGTTCGACTGGGTTTATCCTGACGATCGAGCCTCGGTTCGAGCCATTCTGCGGACGCTTGCAAAGAAAATTGGTCAATCTCGGTGCAGTTTTACGGCGCGGATGCGGCATCAAGATGGCAGCGATCGGTATCTGTCCTGGCAGATGAAGCGAGGCAGAGCAGGCTGGCTCTATGGGGTTGCAAGGGTAGAACTGTCTGTCACATATCCTACACAACAAACAACCGACGATCGCCAGCTTTCTGAACTGACACGACAGCGAGAAGAAGAATTTCGTGCCCTGGTCGAAAACTCGCCTGATGTCATTATGCGGCTCGATCAGCAGTTTCGCTATGTCTATATCAATCCTCGCATTGAACAAGAAGTGGGAATTGCTCCGGCTGATTTTATTGGTAAAAGCAATGATGAATTAGGGTTTCCAGCTAATCTGGTGGCGTTTTGGCATCAGGCGATGGCTCATGTTTTTGCTACGGGCGAGGAATGGCATCATGACTATTCATTCGTAACATCCCAGGGAGAAAAGTACTGGTCTTCGCGCATTGTGCCTGAGTTTGGAGCAACCGGAGTTGAAACTGTACTGGTGGTTGCCAGAGATATCACCGAATTTAAGCAGGCAAGTGAAGCGTTACGGCAGCAAGCCGATCGAGAACGGTTAGTGGGAATGATTGTGCAGCGGATTCGGCAATCGCTTGAGCCGACTGAAATTTTGACAACAACCGCCGCTGAAGTCCGACATTTTCTTGCAGTCGATCGCGTGGTGATTTTTCAGTTCTATCCAGATTGGAGTGGCAAGATTGTGGTGGAGTCGGTGCGTCCTGGCTGTCCACCGTTGCTCGATCAGGTCATTGATGATCCCTGTTTTGGAAATGGTTGGCATGAACTCTATCGTCAGGGACGAATTGGGATTGTGGAGGATGCTGAAACAGATAATATTCAATCTTGCTACCGCGAATTGCTGACGTCTATAACGGTTCGGGCAAATCTAATTGTGCCGATTTTGCAGGACGATCGGTTGTGGGGTTTGCTGGGGGCGCACAGTTGCGAAACGCCACGGCATTGGCAGGATAGTGAAATTAGTTTGTTGAGCCAGATTGCTGCCCAGGTGGGAATTGCAATTCAGCAATCAGAGCTTTATCAACAGGTGCGAACACTAAATACAACGCTAGAAGTTCAGGTACAGCAAAGAACAGCTCAACTGCAACAAGCATTTGATTTTGAAGCAACGCTGAAGCGAGTTACAGATAAAGTGCGCGATAGTTTGGATGAAGCCCAAATTTTGCAAACCGCAGTCCAAGAACTTACGCTTGCACTCAATATTTATAGCTGCGATACCGGAATTTATGATGAACAGCGGCAAACTTCAACCATTGCTTATGAATACACTGTTGAAAAAGTGCCGCCAGCTACTTGTAACGTTGTACCGATTTCAAATTTTCCAGAAATTTATCAGCCGTTGATGTTAGGGGAATGCCTCCAGTTCTGCTGGCACAGTGCATTGTATATTGCTGGAACTCCTGTTCGCCCGATCGCTGAACATTTTTCGGTTCTTGTCTGTCCGCTGATTTGTCCCCATATGAAGGAGCATCAGGTATTAGGCGATCTTTGGCTCTATAAGGCAGCAGCACAAGTATATGGAGAGCAAGAGGTTCGCTTAATTCAGCAGGTTGCGAATCAATGTGCAATTGCGATCCGGCAGGCACGGCTGTTTCATGCTGCTCAAACCCAGGTGATAGAACTGGAGCGGCTCAATCGCCTAAAAGATAATTTTTTAAGTTCAATCTCACATGAACTGAGAACACCCATCTCAAATATCAAAATGGCAACTCAAATGATTGAGCTTTGCCTGAGTCAACTCAATTTATTAACCGAAGAGCAGACAATTACACGCTATTTCCGCATTCTAAAAGAGGAGAGTCAGCGAGAAATTTGTTTAATTAACGATCTGCTAGATCTGTCTCGTTTAGATGCCAATAGTGAGCCGCTAATGCTAACGACGATCGATCCGGCAGTTTGGATCAGGCATGTTAGCGAACCATTTATGCAACGTGCTCAGTCAAGACAGCAACAGCTTCGGCTTCACATTCCGGCAGATCTGCCGCTGTTGACAACTGACCTGACGAATCTAGAGCGTATTCTGACAGAGCTGCTGAATAATGCCTGTAAGTATACGCCGCCCAACGAAACAATTATGCTGCTGGTTGAGGTGATTGCCCCCGAAACTCACAGCCCAATCCTTTGTTTACGAATCAGCAATTCGGGGGTTGATATTCCACCCGAGGAGCACGATCGCATCTTTGATAAGTTTTACCGCATCCCCACCCATGATCCCTGGAAACACGAAGGGACTGGGTTAGGGTTGGCACTTGTCAAAAAACTGGTTGAGCGGCTAGAAGGCACGATCGCAGTGGAAAGTGGGGATCACCTGGTTACCTTTGTGGTGCGGATTCCGCTCCAATCATCACAAAATTCTGCCTGA
- a CDS encoding ABC transporter permease, whose amino-acid sequence MAVFSQAYEYAAAHSSELLRALQEHLLLVAIPMAIGLVAGLPLGLWSARSRLAATALINGFTALRVIPSLAILFLAIPYFGLSFQSAAIALTLLAMPPILISTDVAFRNIDPTIREAASGMGMSAKQVLQWIEVPLALPVVLSGVKTATVEVIASATLAAFIGAGGLGTFIVRGFALYDNAILLVGAIPVALLALLAEISFSVVQRWLQPPQ is encoded by the coding sequence ATGGCAGTTTTTTCTCAAGCGTATGAGTATGCAGCAGCCCATAGCAGTGAATTACTTCGTGCGCTCCAAGAACACCTGCTGCTGGTCGCGATCCCAATGGCGATCGGTTTGGTTGCGGGGTTGCCTCTGGGGTTGTGGAGTGCTCGATCGCGCTTGGCGGCAACGGCTCTGATCAATGGCTTTACGGCTCTGCGCGTGATTCCCAGTCTGGCAATTTTGTTTTTGGCAATCCCTTATTTTGGTTTAAGTTTTCAGTCAGCAGCGATCGCCCTGACCCTGCTGGCAATGCCGCCCATCTTGATCAGTACGGATGTTGCTTTCCGTAATATTGATCCAACGATCCGAGAAGCCGCCTCTGGTATGGGCATGAGTGCAAAGCAAGTTCTGCAATGGATTGAAGTGCCGCTTGCTTTACCCGTTGTTCTGTCAGGGGTCAAAACGGCTACAGTAGAAGTGATTGCGAGTGCAACGCTGGCAGCCTTCATTGGCGCAGGAGGGTTGGGAACCTTTATTGTGAGAGGGTTTGCTCTTTACGATAATGCCATTCTTTTAGTCGGAGCCATTCCTGTGGCGCTGCTGGCATTGCTGGCTGAGATATCTTTTAGCGTGGTGCAGCGGTGGCTACAGCCGCCTCAATAA
- a CDS encoding response regulator transcription factor — protein sequence MEILIVEDEAEIAQLIQLYLEKEGFSCRTCRDGLTALQVFQEQQPDLIILDLMVPGMDGLEICTRIRQKPGNKDPYILMLTAKGEEIDRIIGLSTGADDYMVKPFSPRELVARVRALLRRTLRQGGQSRSFQTPHFAADVDQRVAQRQIEGQDPETLDLTTLEFDLLTTFMSYPGRVWNRAQLIERLWGSDFYGDERVVDTHVARLRKKIEPDPANPIFLKTVIGVGYKFEDATG from the coding sequence ATGGAAATTTTGATTGTTGAAGACGAAGCGGAAATTGCCCAACTGATCCAGCTTTACCTGGAGAAAGAAGGCTTCTCCTGTCGGACTTGTCGCGATGGGTTGACGGCTTTACAGGTGTTTCAAGAGCAGCAGCCTGATCTGATCATTCTCGATTTGATGGTTCCAGGGATGGATGGGCTAGAAATCTGTACGCGGATTCGGCAAAAACCAGGCAACAAAGACCCCTATATTTTGATGCTGACGGCAAAAGGAGAGGAGATCGATCGCATCATTGGGCTGTCAACAGGGGCAGATGACTACATGGTGAAGCCTTTTAGCCCCAGAGAATTGGTTGCCAGAGTTCGGGCACTGTTGCGGCGGACGCTTCGCCAAGGTGGACAGAGCCGATCGTTCCAAACGCCTCATTTTGCTGCCGATGTTGATCAGCGCGTTGCTCAGCGCCAGATCGAAGGACAAGACCCTGAAACCCTCGACCTCACCACGCTCGAATTTGATCTGCTCACCACGTTTATGAGCTATCCGGGACGGGTTTGGAACCGCGCCCAACTGATTGAGCGGCTGTGGGGCAGCGATTTTTATGGGGATGAACGGGTGGTTGATACGCATGTAGCGCGACTTCGTAAAAAGATTGAGCCTGACCCAGCCAATCCAATCTTTCTGAAGACGGTGATTGGGGTGGGCTACAAGTTTGAAGACGCAACAGGTTAG